One genomic segment of Rhizobium sp. ZPR4 includes these proteins:
- a CDS encoding Ku protein, which translates to MVAPRANWKGFIKFGEVACPVALYTAASTSERIAFNTLNRKTGNRVKREFVDSETGDPVERDDQVKGYEIENGQYIVLEPEEVAAAVPDSDKTLKIDAFVPCHEIDDVYFDKPYYLAPDKMGTDAFVLLRDGMKKAKVAAIARTVLFRRVRTVLIRPHGKGLIATTLNFDYEVRSSEEAFEELPDLKIEGEMLELAEHIIGTKKGSFDASTFDDRYEAAVAELVKAKIEGRALPKKKAPPASKPSDLLQALRESAGIGGKKAEPKRTAANANKGTSRQKGAKPAAAKTKSAASQTRRAG; encoded by the coding sequence ATGGTTGCCCCAAGAGCGAATTGGAAAGGCTTCATCAAATTCGGAGAGGTCGCTTGTCCCGTGGCACTCTATACCGCGGCTTCGACGTCGGAACGGATCGCCTTCAATACGCTGAACCGCAAGACGGGCAACCGGGTGAAGCGTGAGTTCGTCGACAGTGAAACCGGCGATCCGGTCGAACGGGACGACCAGGTCAAAGGCTACGAGATCGAGAACGGTCAATACATCGTGCTTGAGCCAGAGGAAGTGGCAGCGGCGGTTCCTGACAGCGACAAGACGCTGAAGATCGATGCCTTTGTCCCCTGCCACGAAATCGATGACGTCTATTTCGACAAGCCGTACTATCTGGCGCCTGACAAGATGGGAACGGATGCCTTTGTGCTTTTGCGCGACGGAATGAAGAAAGCCAAGGTTGCCGCGATCGCCCGCACAGTCCTCTTCCGCCGCGTGCGTACAGTTCTCATCCGACCACACGGCAAAGGGCTGATCGCCACCACGCTGAACTTCGACTACGAGGTCCGCTCCTCGGAGGAGGCCTTCGAGGAACTGCCCGATCTCAAAATCGAAGGCGAGATGCTCGAGCTCGCCGAGCACATCATCGGCACCAAGAAGGGCAGCTTCGATGCGAGCACCTTCGACGATCGGTACGAAGCTGCCGTCGCCGAGCTGGTGAAAGCCAAAATCGAGGGTAGGGCGCTACCGAAGAAGAAGGCGCCACCTGCGTCCAAGCCGAGCGATCTTCTCCAGGCGCTCAGAGAGAGCGCAGGCATTGGTGGAAAGAAGGCCGAACCGAAGCGGACGGCTGCCAATGCTAACAAGGGCACGTCGCGTCAGAAGGGCGCCAAGCCCGCCGCTGCCAAAACCAAGTCTGCGGCGTCGCAAACCCGCCGCGCCGGTTGA
- a CDS encoding SIR2 family protein has product MPASADNLRLFIPAKGWVQFADQVDGDGKTTSFGANRDIDLALSVAMNASNLIVLTGAGASFCARNTAPNALTAPGMGDLWDAVKTAATDDTFQEVIKLIPKAKDIGKNIEKLLTQCKIYVELFDNAQSAKITNFIDTAEKAISKRVSFVNKDTNLQAHGTIIRKIARRGVRKPRAKFFTTNYDLCFEYAARTQRFSIIDGFSHSMPQIYDRGHFSHDIVRRENAKEGPDYIENVFHLYKLHGSIDWKRSGADIVRTEGSETPLLIFPRDSKYQEAFEPPYLDMMGAFQSSLREPDTALIVSGFGFNDDHLSKPVMAALEANMSLKLIVCDVAFLRDDVLEKSDHTVAGESPVREHISDYFERFKHLARIGDQRISLLSGRFEDLALAIPDLVAQTERERHLDRMQAARGFGDGVPS; this is encoded by the coding sequence TTGCCGGCATCTGCCGATAACCTGCGCCTGTTCATTCCCGCCAAGGGTTGGGTTCAGTTCGCCGATCAAGTTGACGGCGATGGCAAAACTACCAGTTTCGGCGCCAACCGCGATATCGATCTTGCGTTGAGCGTCGCCATGAACGCCTCGAACCTGATTGTGCTGACCGGGGCCGGCGCATCATTCTGCGCACGAAATACCGCACCGAACGCTCTCACCGCGCCCGGCATGGGCGACCTTTGGGATGCGGTCAAAACCGCAGCCACCGACGACACATTCCAGGAAGTGATCAAGCTCATCCCCAAAGCCAAGGACATTGGCAAGAACATTGAGAAATTGCTGACCCAATGCAAAATCTATGTCGAGCTCTTCGACAACGCCCAGAGCGCCAAAATCACGAACTTCATTGATACCGCCGAGAAGGCGATCTCCAAGCGCGTCAGCTTCGTCAACAAGGATACGAACCTCCAGGCGCACGGCACGATCATCCGTAAGATCGCGCGGCGCGGCGTGCGTAAGCCGCGCGCCAAATTTTTCACGACCAACTACGATTTGTGTTTTGAATACGCCGCACGGACACAGCGCTTCTCCATCATCGATGGCTTTTCCCATTCCATGCCGCAAATCTATGATCGCGGCCATTTCTCGCACGACATCGTCCGCCGCGAGAATGCCAAGGAGGGGCCTGACTATATCGAGAACGTCTTCCATCTCTACAAACTCCACGGCTCGATCGACTGGAAGCGAAGCGGTGCCGATATCGTGCGGACTGAAGGCTCGGAAACCCCTCTCCTGATCTTTCCGCGCGACAGCAAATACCAGGAAGCGTTTGAGCCTCCTTATCTTGATATGATGGGCGCGTTTCAAAGCTCGCTGCGCGAGCCGGATACCGCCCTGATCGTCTCAGGCTTCGGCTTCAACGACGACCACCTAAGCAAGCCAGTGATGGCAGCACTGGAGGCCAATATGAGCCTCAAGCTGATCGTGTGTGACGTGGCCTTTCTCAGAGACGATGTCTTGGAGAAAAGCGATCATACCGTCGCCGGGGAAAGCCCGGTGCGCGAGCATATCAGCGACTATTTCGAAAGGTTCAAACACTTGGCGCGGATTGGCGATCAACGTATCTCGCTGCTCAGCGGACGCTTTGAGGATCTGGCACTCGCCATCCCCGATCTTGTTGCGCAAACCGAACGCGAACGCCATCTTGACCGAATGCAGGCTGCGCGAGGTTTCGGCGACGGAGTGCCGTCGTGA
- the ligD gene encoding non-homologous end-joining DNA ligase, whose translation MRRPAKPLLQDDSLSAKSQPRRKRDPAQPNLPFDPMPHRVEPCLALLKSAPPVGPDWAYEIKWDGYRLAIHIEPKGVRIITRGGHHWTHRFPAIAAAARELGVGTAILDGEAVVLNSEGRSDFGALQRSLGGRGGKRASDESILFAFDLLYFDGHDLTNTELSVRRHLLTDLLDGAVGAIQLSEEVQGDGAELLENARTLGLEGIIAKHRDRPYRSGRTGDWLKIKCIQSESFMIVGYEHSATARGGIGSLLLAARRGHDWIYVGEVGTGFKEKDAAYLKKTLDTLKTRTPVVPLKGKNYVFAQPTLIAEIEFRGWTDDGNLRHASYKGLREIQDNAAVYELD comes from the coding sequence ATGAGACGACCCGCCAAGCCCCTCCTGCAGGACGACAGTCTTTCCGCCAAGTCCCAGCCGCGTCGAAAGCGCGATCCGGCGCAGCCGAACCTTCCGTTCGATCCAATGCCACACCGGGTCGAGCCATGCCTTGCCTTGCTGAAGTCAGCTCCACCGGTCGGACCGGATTGGGCCTACGAGATCAAGTGGGATGGCTATAGGCTCGCGATCCACATCGAGCCGAAGGGTGTTCGGATCATCACCCGTGGCGGCCATCACTGGACACATCGTTTTCCCGCGATTGCGGCAGCTGCCAGAGAGCTCGGGGTCGGAACCGCAATTCTGGATGGCGAAGCTGTTGTGCTGAATAGCGAGGGCCGATCCGATTTCGGAGCCCTGCAGCGCTCGCTCGGCGGACGCGGCGGCAAGCGCGCTTCTGACGAATCCATCCTCTTCGCCTTCGACCTCTTATACTTCGACGGGCACGATCTGACGAATACCGAACTGTCGGTTCGCCGCCACCTCCTGACCGACCTGCTCGACGGAGCCGTTGGCGCGATACAGCTTTCCGAGGAGGTGCAGGGTGATGGGGCCGAGCTCCTGGAGAACGCCCGCACGCTCGGCTTGGAAGGTATCATCGCCAAGCACCGCGACCGTCCATACCGCTCGGGCAGGACTGGCGACTGGCTGAAGATCAAATGTATTCAGAGTGAGAGCTTCATGATCGTCGGCTACGAGCACTCCGCCACCGCCCGAGGCGGGATCGGCAGCCTGCTGCTTGCCGCCCGGCGCGGCCACGACTGGATCTATGTCGGCGAAGTCGGCACGGGCTTCAAGGAAAAGGACGCGGCGTATCTGAAGAAGACGCTCGACACGCTGAAGACGAGGACGCCGGTCGTTCCGCTCAAAGGCAAGAATTACGTCTTCGCGCAGCCGACGCTGATCGCCGAGATTGAATTCCGCGGCTGGACCGACGACGGCAATCTCCGACATGCATCCTACAAAGGGCTGCGTGAGATCCAGGACAATGCTGCGGTCTACGAACTCGACTGA
- a CDS encoding Hsp20 family protein translates to MATSYDYAPLFRSTVGFDRVFNLLENAQRARSISDWPPYDIVKTGDDSYRISIAVAGFAQDDLDVTFQSNLLTVTGKKQEASTEGYLHRGIAGRPFEHRFELADHVRVNGADLQNGLLSIDLVREIPEALKPRKIDIQTNPALSQKIAPAQIEAQKAA, encoded by the coding sequence ATGGCAACATCTTACGACTACGCACCCCTGTTCCGTTCGACCGTCGGATTCGACCGGGTTTTCAATCTTTTGGAAAACGCCCAGCGTGCCCGTTCGATCAGCGACTGGCCGCCTTATGACATCGTCAAGACTGGCGACGACAGCTACCGCATCTCGATCGCGGTAGCAGGCTTTGCCCAGGACGATCTCGACGTGACCTTCCAGTCCAACCTTCTAACCGTCACCGGCAAGAAGCAGGAAGCTTCCACCGAAGGCTATCTGCATCGTGGCATCGCCGGCCGGCCGTTCGAACACCGCTTCGAGCTCGCCGACCATGTCAGGGTGAACGGCGCCGATCTGCAGAATGGTCTTCTGTCGATCGATCTCGTGCGCGAGATCCCCGAGGCTTTGAAACCGCGCAAGATCGACATCCAGACCAACCCGGCTCTCTCGCAAAAGATCGCCCCGGCGCAGATCGAAGCGCAAAAGGCAGCGTAA
- a CDS encoding DNA polymerase Y family protein has product MPRVVCVYFPTLPTDRIRRHGEAAVPADQPLVVISKSGSKRWISAADTSARKLGLKVGMPASKAQAIVANLTMIDADPAADAAALERLALWALRQYSPVVAVDGMDGIVMDTEGADHLQGGEALLISGLVNGLRGRGLTARAAVADTWGAAHAITRVTSAETTVVPVGGVAKAVTGLQIHCLRLPPDTIHGLRVMGVETVGELSAMPRAPVTLRYGPEVGRRLDQLFGRVAEPIEPLRTPELVEAAKSFQEPIGAAETIAKYVRRLVAELTAKLETRGLGVRRSDLVIHRVDDTRQCIRAGLAKPVRDPARLSKLLCDRIEKIDPGFGIERLVLVAIMAEPLEERQAASSLIEEPVVDVTPLVDILGNRGQRLYRVSPVASDVPERSVMRVGPMADETGATWAAKWPRPSRLLAIPERIDVTALLPDQPPAVFTWRGKRRRVKRADGPERIFGEWWLRPREHAAVRDYFVVEDEAGERYWVYRAGDGVDADTGSHLWFLHGVFG; this is encoded by the coding sequence ATGCCGAGGGTCGTGTGTGTCTACTTCCCCACTCTGCCAACAGACCGGATCCGGCGGCATGGAGAGGCAGCCGTGCCAGCTGACCAGCCGCTCGTCGTCATTTCCAAATCGGGGTCGAAACGCTGGATCTCGGCTGCCGATACCTCCGCGCGCAAGCTTGGCCTCAAGGTCGGCATGCCGGCGAGCAAGGCCCAGGCGATCGTGGCCAACCTGACGATGATCGACGCCGATCCTGCCGCCGACGCCGCTGCCCTTGAGCGCCTCGCGCTATGGGCGCTACGCCAGTACAGCCCGGTTGTTGCCGTCGACGGTATGGACGGAATCGTCATGGACACAGAAGGCGCCGATCACCTGCAGGGCGGCGAAGCTCTGTTGATATCCGGCCTGGTCAACGGGCTGAGAGGACGGGGCCTGACCGCACGTGCTGCTGTTGCCGACACATGGGGAGCCGCGCATGCCATCACCCGCGTGACGTCGGCTGAAACGACGGTTGTTCCGGTCGGCGGCGTTGCAAAAGCGGTGACTGGCCTGCAGATCCACTGTCTGCGTCTTCCACCAGACACAATTCATGGACTGCGGGTGATGGGCGTTGAGACGGTCGGTGAACTCTCCGCGATGCCGCGCGCTCCCGTGACGCTCCGATACGGTCCCGAGGTCGGCCGGCGGCTGGATCAGCTCTTTGGGCGAGTGGCAGAACCCATCGAACCGTTGCGCACTCCTGAGCTTGTCGAGGCAGCGAAGAGCTTTCAGGAGCCGATCGGCGCGGCGGAAACGATCGCCAAATATGTGCGCCGACTCGTCGCGGAACTCACCGCCAAGCTGGAGACACGTGGTCTCGGCGTCAGGCGTTCTGATCTCGTCATCCATCGTGTCGATGACACCCGCCAGTGCATTCGAGCCGGATTGGCAAAACCGGTGCGTGACCCCGCCCGGCTGTCAAAGCTTCTCTGCGACCGCATCGAGAAAATCGACCCGGGCTTCGGCATCGAACGGCTGGTGCTTGTCGCCATCATGGCAGAGCCACTCGAGGAGCGGCAAGCTGCATCCTCGCTGATCGAAGAACCGGTCGTCGACGTCACACCGCTTGTCGACATTCTCGGCAATCGCGGCCAGCGGCTTTACCGGGTCAGCCCCGTCGCCTCTGACGTTCCCGAGCGATCGGTCATGCGCGTCGGTCCGATGGCCGACGAGACTGGAGCGACATGGGCTGCCAAATGGCCGAGGCCATCGCGGCTACTGGCGATCCCGGAACGGATTGACGTGACGGCCTTGCTCCCCGACCAGCCGCCGGCTGTGTTCACCTGGCGGGGAAAGCGCCGCCGGGTGAAACGAGCTGACGGACCCGAGCGTATCTTTGGTGAGTGGTGGCTTCGTCCAAGAGAACATGCCGCCGTTCGCGATTATTTCGTCGTCGAGGACGAGGCGGGTGAACGCTACTGGGTCTACCGCGCCGGTGACGGCGTGGATGCTGACACGGGCTCGCACCTCTGGTTTCTGCATGGGGTGTTCGGATGA
- the xth gene encoding exodeoxyribonuclease III: MKLATYNVNGINGRLEVLLRWLAEAQPDVVCLQELKAPDEKFPRREIERAGYGAIWHGQKSWNGVAILVRDQEPRETRRGLPGDPDDSHSRYIEAAIDGMIVGCLYLPNGNPAPGPKFDYKLRWFERLHSYAAELFELDVPVALVGDFNVMPTDLDVYKPERWRDDALFRPEVRAAYAELVAMGWTDAVRLLHPEERIYTFWKYFRNAFARDAGLRIDHFLLSPSLREGLQACGVDKFARAWKHTSDHAPVWIELDDD; encoded by the coding sequence GTGAAGCTCGCCACCTATAACGTCAACGGCATCAATGGCCGGCTCGAGGTCCTGCTGCGGTGGCTGGCCGAAGCGCAGCCTGATGTCGTCTGTCTGCAGGAATTGAAGGCGCCGGACGAGAAGTTTCCCCGCCGTGAGATCGAGCGTGCCGGCTATGGCGCCATCTGGCATGGACAGAAATCCTGGAATGGCGTGGCGATCCTTGTCCGGGATCAGGAACCGCGCGAGACACGCCGCGGCCTTCCGGGCGATCCTGATGACAGTCACAGCCGTTACATCGAGGCGGCCATCGATGGCATGATCGTCGGCTGCCTCTATCTTCCGAACGGCAATCCGGCACCTGGGCCGAAGTTCGACTACAAGCTCCGCTGGTTCGAGCGGCTGCATTCCTATGCGGCGGAACTGTTCGAGCTCGATGTGCCGGTCGCCCTTGTCGGAGACTTCAACGTCATGCCGACCGATCTCGATGTCTACAAGCCCGAGCGCTGGCGCGACGATGCCCTGTTTCGGCCGGAAGTACGGGCCGCCTATGCCGAGCTCGTTGCCATGGGCTGGACGGACGCCGTCAGGCTGCTGCATCCGGAAGAGCGGATCTATACGTTCTGGAAGTATTTCCGCAACGCCTTCGCCCGAGACGCCGGCCTTCGCATCGACCATTTCCTGCTCAGCCCGTCACTGCGGGAAGGACTGCAAGCCTGTGGCGTCGACAAGTTTGCGCGGGCATGGAAGCACACCAGTGATCACGCGCCTGTCTGGATCGAACTGGATGATGATTAG
- a CDS encoding ImuA family protein — protein sequence MSRAHSPRVIEELRDRIAHLEGGGAKKPAVLPFGVREMDGRLPGGGLSYGALHEVAGGGAGTVDGAAAALFAAGIAARSKGKVLWCLTRPDLFFPAIAQAGLHPDRVIFCEGDREEDVLASMEEGLSFGGLAAVVGELVRLPMVASRRLQLAAEKTGTMALVVRRWRRQTEASDFGNPTASTTRWRVSVLPSEELPVAGVGRARWLLELMRVKAGECAEFEIGACDAEGRVCLLPHSANRPDPAAWRGSRAS from the coding sequence ATGTCGCGCGCCCATAGCCCTCGGGTCATCGAGGAACTCAGGGATCGTATTGCGCACCTGGAAGGCGGCGGGGCGAAGAAGCCTGCCGTACTGCCCTTCGGGGTCCGCGAGATGGACGGGCGTCTGCCGGGCGGTGGGCTGTCGTATGGCGCGCTTCACGAGGTCGCCGGTGGCGGAGCCGGCACGGTGGACGGCGCGGCGGCGGCCCTGTTTGCTGCCGGCATTGCCGCCCGCTCGAAGGGCAAGGTGCTCTGGTGCCTGACGAGGCCTGACCTGTTTTTCCCCGCCATCGCCCAGGCCGGCCTGCATCCCGACCGGGTGATCTTCTGCGAAGGCGACAGGGAGGAGGATGTCCTAGCGTCCATGGAAGAAGGGCTCTCTTTCGGTGGCTTGGCAGCGGTGGTCGGAGAGCTGGTTCGATTGCCGATGGTTGCGTCCCGGCGACTGCAGCTGGCCGCCGAAAAGACGGGGACAATGGCGCTCGTGGTGCGGCGATGGCGGCGCCAGACGGAAGCGTCGGACTTCGGCAATCCGACGGCCTCGACGACACGATGGAGGGTGAGCGTGCTTCCGTCGGAGGAACTGCCGGTCGCGGGTGTCGGCCGGGCTCGATGGCTGTTGGAATTGATGCGCGTGAAAGCAGGCGAGTGTGCTGAGTTTGAAATAGGAGCCTGTGATGCCGAGGGTCGTGTGTGTCTACTTCCCCACTCTGCCAACAGACCGGATCCGGCGGCATGGAGAGGCAGCCGTGCCAGCTGA
- a CDS encoding DUF982 domain-containing protein has product MKPDMFRQPVTILVGLGFPTKVHTVMDAYRHLADWPASSGVTAHSIALKACQAALRGEIEAETARGLFAAFAAKHDLLAPETDVVVASRRRHDKEPHVR; this is encoded by the coding sequence ATGAAACCCGACATGTTCAGACAACCTGTTACTATCCTCGTCGGCCTTGGCTTTCCGACCAAGGTGCACACCGTCATGGACGCCTACCGGCACCTTGCCGATTGGCCGGCCTCATCTGGGGTCACGGCGCATTCCATTGCCCTGAAGGCATGTCAGGCGGCCCTTCGCGGAGAGATTGAAGCCGAGACCGCGCGCGGCCTGTTCGCTGCCTTTGCTGCGAAACACGATCTGCTTGCGCCGGAAACCGACGTGGTCGTCGCCTCCCGTCGTAGGCACGACAAAGAGCCGCACGTTCGCTAG
- a CDS encoding Ku protein — MAVRPYWKGYLKLSLVTCPVQMMPATSESEKVRFHTLNRETQNRVVSHYVDSVTGKEVKDEDEVKGYQRGENEYIMLEDEELENVALDSTKTIDISTFTPRDSVEWIWLDTPYYLSPNDPVGQEAFSVIRDAMEAQDMVGISRLVISRRERAVMLEPRGKGIVLWTLRYGDEVRDEDTYFAGIDDDETADSEMMPLVQQLIKKQTQHWNPKMVIDPVQDRLLDIIADKKKALKKTSKAKAKAPASAPAPNNVINIMDALKKSVAAETRSGK, encoded by the coding sequence ATGGCAGTTCGTCCCTATTGGAAAGGCTATCTCAAGCTCTCGCTCGTCACCTGCCCGGTGCAGATGATGCCGGCGACCTCCGAGAGCGAGAAGGTTCGATTTCATACGCTCAACCGCGAAACCCAGAACCGTGTGGTCAGCCACTATGTCGACAGCGTCACCGGCAAGGAGGTGAAAGACGAGGACGAAGTGAAGGGCTACCAGCGTGGTGAGAACGAATACATCATGCTGGAAGACGAAGAGCTGGAAAACGTCGCGCTCGACAGTACCAAGACGATCGACATCTCGACCTTCACGCCGCGAGACAGTGTCGAATGGATCTGGCTCGACACCCCCTATTACCTGTCGCCCAACGATCCGGTGGGGCAAGAGGCCTTCTCCGTCATTCGCGACGCGATGGAAGCGCAGGACATGGTCGGTATTTCTCGGCTGGTAATCTCGCGCCGGGAACGCGCCGTCATGCTTGAGCCGCGCGGCAAGGGTATCGTCCTCTGGACGCTACGCTATGGGGATGAAGTGCGTGACGAGGATACCTATTTTGCCGGGATCGACGACGACGAAACGGCGGACAGCGAGATGATGCCCCTGGTGCAGCAACTCATCAAGAAGCAAACCCAGCACTGGAACCCGAAGATGGTCATCGATCCGGTGCAGGATCGGCTGCTCGATATCATTGCGGACAAGAAGAAGGCGCTGAAGAAGACCTCAAAGGCCAAGGCGAAAGCGCCGGCCTCGGCGCCCGCCCCGAATAACGTTATCAACATCATGGACGCTCTGAAGAAGTCGGTCGCGGCCGAGACCCGGTCCGGCAAATGA